A region of the Drosophila subobscura isolate 14011-0131.10 chromosome J, UCBerk_Dsub_1.0, whole genome shotgun sequence genome:
cacaaaaaagaagacaaagtTTGTAGAAGTATTTTAGGGGCAGGACTCGTGCATAGCAAAGTAGCGAGCGAGCGGCGCCAGCTTGGCGACGTCCTTGAGTGGAATTTACAACCCCTTCGACGGTGGACAAAAGCTGCCACTCCCCGCTCCGCGCTCCCTGCTGAAGCTGCCCACTTGGGGCTAACTCTCGCACAAAACTTCCCGGCGATTGGCAAGccataaattgtaaatttaatgTGTCCATGGGGCTACGTTTTCCCCACCCACTCCTTCCACCCCCCATCACCCCACCCAAACAAGCGTCTCAATCTGCGTGGCAGTCATTGAGTTGTCAAACAGTTTTATTGACTTTCTATACAAGTTGATTTTAGGCCCCCAATATCTCCATCCCGCTCCCGCTCACAATTCGCCAAAGATAAATATAGTGCctccagagagggagagggagggggagagccatgtcctgctgctgctctgtgccCTCGAGTCCTGTCCCAACATAGTGGGAAAGCAAACACTTGCGTGTCCGACACACAGTGCACAACAAAAGATTTCGGATCAATGGCCAGGGCCGTTTAAAAATCACAAACGAAAATCAAACACTCCccgctgctccttctcgcTGCCAGAAAACAGATTAGAAAACTTCTTCGGCTGACCGAGAACCCAGGACCCAAGTCCCTCCCTCCCCCGCACCGCAAGTTGTTAAAAGTTTCCGGCTGCTCCAGCTCTCCGTCTCCCTGTCGGCGCCAGAGCCACAAATCGCAGGCGTCTCCCGAAATTGAGTGCGGACGGAATACGGCGGAGTTTCGGAGCTGAACGAGTTGTAACAGCAAATTGACATATGGCCGCCAAAGTTGAGTCTTCCCCCGCCCCACAGTACCCCTCCCCCCCTGTCTGCTGCCAATGCTGATTTTTTCCGCCTGTCCGTTTTgcttatattttcttttgcgttggccaaaagttttttttctgtgcagCAGCTTAGAGTCCGAAGAGccttaaattttttgtttgaagttTTGTTGGGCGCTTAAATCTCAACATGACTGCGGCTGTAAATGTCTGAGCGAGAGATGAGCTCTTTGgcgaaattaaattacacaTTTTAACACGTTTTGCCAGGCAGCACTTAACCAGCGAGGAGGAGTGCCACGAACTGGCAATGCTCTAACcaacagcaggggcagggacaaaGGCAGCGGCTACTGCGGCGCCGGCATACCCTTTGGCAGTGACTCGCCTTTGATGGGCAAACGAAAATACCTTCTACACATTCGAGCAGCATTTTATATCGAGAGCTGGGagctggtagctggtagctggGAGCTTTACTGCCAGACAGGGAGACGCAGACACATTGGAATTCGCGAGCAAACATTACAAAGAAGGAAATGTGCTGCCGCTTTGCCGTGTTGCCATTTGCTTTGAAGTGGTTTATACTGATTAGTCTGTGGAATTGGCTTAAAAAGGCGCGGCTAAGAGGAGCAGAAAGGAGCAAAAGGGTGGCCGCAGCGAGCCGGAAAAAGAAGCGCCTGCCCCGCTGCCCCGCTGCTCCCCTGCCGCTCTCTACGCCTTACGTTTGAGGACAGAATTGAAATTGTGggtgcggctgctggctgctggctggtggctgctggctggtggctggtggcacaCACCACGCTGTTTAGTTTATTGGCAACGCGCTGCTAATTGGCGGTTTTATAGTTGTAGCTGCTGCAAATGCCTTTGGAAATTTGCAATGGGCCAGCTCCCAGTGCCAGCTCTTCAGTGCCCCCAAAAACCGACGACAGACGAGGAGTCAAACCACGTTCACACCACGATAGCCCCGTCCCAGCCGAAATCCTGCCAGGGCATGGCTCCACACCAGCACTAATGATGATTGGCAGCTGTTAAAATGATTAGAGGGTGCACAGCTCTGGCTGTGAACTGTCTGCAGCACTCCCAGAGCAAAGAGAGTGTCCTGCTGCGGAGTGTGAAcatttaaaagtatttttttttgctggccaaaaattAGCGCCAGGTTAGCAGCTCTGATGAAAGGCGTGCGAGCTGCCTCAGGAGCGGCAGGAGCGTCCAATTTGCAGCGTTTAGAAACCGAATTTAGCTTCAACTCTTGCCCAAAGTTTTGCTGTAATTTGTTTGGTACTTGCACCAAAAATTGCCATAGAAATAATTGCCAGAACATCGATCGCTTGCCACCGAAAAATATATtcccattgctgctgctgccgctgctgcgcaGACATCGATCAGTCgctctttgcatattttgattagcatttccatttggctaAAAGTAATACCGATTTGTAGCTGCACAACCCCCCCGCACTCCCCCTGCCCCGCCCACATTGTTATGCATGCAGCTTTGGGGCAAGTGCAGCAATTTACTCTCGAGTGCCGAGTCGTTTTTTGCGTgagaaattttcaattaatatgcGCAATTGCAATCGAGCAGAGAGGGGGGCTACGCGGGGAGAGGTATGCGGGAGGGGGTTGCAGCATTTTAGCATTTTTCGCACAGAAATTTGTTGCTTAGCAAAGCGCCACGGCAATACCCTCAGCGATTCAGATTCTGATTCTGCCACGGTTCAGGTTTAGGTTTTTTCGCTGCacttttttggggtttcgctttttgtgggtgtgtggcagccacacaaaacATACGCAACATTTCGTATTCAAgtgtaaattgcatttgcagtttTGCAGTTGACGAGTTTTGGGCAaagattttgcatttttagtgGAATGAAtgagaaagcaaacaaagtggcaggcaggcagggaggaaGGAGCTTCCCGTGTTGCGCCAGGTGCCGCCACTTGGTTGGTGGTGGCACATGTGGCGCTGCTACGAGTAGTTGTTGCCACACTTGACAGACACAGCCCAAAACCCATTCATTCAAGCAGTCAACCAagcattcatccatccatccatccatctatcccaTTCAGCGCTTCATTCAGATGAAAATTTACAATTCAAAATGCCGCAAAATTGTCTGCGCCAAGGCCGTGCAACATCTATTTGACAGCTGTCAGGGGCTGCAAAGTTTTCGCTGAAGACGCAGTCGCTCGGCTAGGAGGCGCCACAGCAGAAGGCCAGGCccgaaatgcaaattttcaatCAAACTGCAAGCCGCCAACGTCGTCACTTGTGTCAGTGCTTCATCAAcatctttggcttttgcttgccactattctccctccctctctgtgtgtgtgtgcctcttgTTGTTTGGCCGCCTGCCTCTTTGTCGTGCGTGTCGAGGCGCCTCTTGCATATGCAACACATTTTCATGCTGCTTCCACCCAGAGACAGACGCGGGCAGGCAGTCAGCGACAACCGCAAACAAAACCGCGAGAGCTTAGGGGCCAACAGTGGGCCAAACAAGCGAAGGAAGCGCTCAGAAATAGGCTGGCTAAGGGGCCGTTATTCTGGGCTATTTACaggatttttgtgtgcatttttgcCTGCTCCAAAGTGCgttaaaaattcaacaaaaacttttcagACTTAGCCCACCGTTTGTTCGTTTTCTTTGGAGAATTTTCATTCTCTGCCCCAGCTGCCACAGGCAACGGAAGTTGTTTTGCATGTCCCAcaatgtggcaggcagtcatACCGTccctctctgccgctgtccctCTGCCATCTTTGAGTAGCTTTTTCGGCTCCAAATGCGATCCGATGATGatgttttcctcttttttcttctatttcaGCGACTTAAAGTTTGTTTGTGGCAACACCTGTGGGCGCTCCCAAGTTTATTGATCCTTTTATGAGCCATCAAAGTGACCGCGAACCCAAGAGGGACTTGGACCGGGGCCTTAAGTCTCCAAAGGTCGTGTCCAAGCCACTCAAAGTAGTTTCTCGCCAGAGAAATGTCAATAAATGGGACACACAAAAGGAATACGGAGAGACAATCCCGCAGcgaggcagcgaggcagcgaggcagcgCGACGCCAATTGGCCGCATTAAGAGCAGAGcttgtaaaaatatttcttcagTCAAGTAATGGCCCTGACAGTGAGCCACCACCACAGTGGACCCGCAGCTCCTTCCCCCTgctgtccagctgctgctcccgctggcTGCTCCACTTTCAGGGCACAGAGAAATATCCTTTTATGATTTATCCCAGCGGTGGCAGTTAAAAGTTGCACAAACATGCGACCGAACCAACTATGGGCACAGACTCGGCTCCAGCCGCTGCTCCTCGTATTATCCGGGGACATTTTTAATAAGattgtgtgggcgtggctctCTGTGGTATCTGCCACGAGCCCCCGAGGCTTGTGAGTAAGTTGTCGCAAGTTATTTATGTGTCAATTATTGGGCATTCCGAGcttatggcagcagcagagcactTGGGCCAGACCCAACGCATTAAATGGTCAAATGAACTCTTTTATTTGATGGCCCCAAACCCCCAGCCCGAACCCAAACGACAGCCCGGCTTGTGCCTTCTTTTTTATTAAACAATTGGATATTGGGGAATGGAGGCGATGCCGCACATGTTGCCCGCGTTGCGTGCCAGCTGGAGATAGCCGTCGATGCCCCAGGATGTGCCGAAGGAGTTCTTGATCAGCCAGTACTCGCCCCACTGCGGGTCAGTGCCAAagcccaccagcagcatggCATGCCGCAGCGTGCGGCGCTCCGATCTGCAGTGCGGCTCCCGCAGGACACCCCGCTTGTAGCTCATGAAGGACTCGTGCTGATGATCGATGGAAACACTGACGGGTCCAATGTTGTACAGCACTTCGGCGAGCTGCTCTTCATCGGCAGTGTTGAGGGTGACATAGCCACGCACCCGACCCGCGCTTGTCCCACCTTCGTAGCGACAAGCTTCGGTTTGTGGCACAAAGGGATAGGCGGCCTTTGTGGCAATGCCATGGTCCCGCGTGTAGTTGAGTGCCACACTCACCCAGCCCCCCGAGCAGCCGTTGTTGGGCGAACCCGAACAGTCGAGCAAGTGCTTGGGCGAGAGCTCCACCAGCTGGTGATTCTTCAGCGCCAGATGCGCCTCGATGACGCCCGAAGCGGCAAAGGACCAGCAGGCCAGGCAGTCGTCGCCTTGGTTGCCCACCGCGGAGACGATGCCCGCAGCCCGCCAATCCTTGCCTGTGTCCTTGATCTCCTGGTAGTACTTGTAGTCGCTCGGCTTGCTCGCATTCCGAGTGGCTGCATCCTCCTCGGGCTCCGGCCCGTTCGCCAGGAACGAGACCAGATTCTGTTTCGTATCCGAAAACTGATTCAAGCCCATCTCGTAGCCCACTGCGCCGGCGGCAAAGAGCCGATTGTGCTGCTCCACCTGCTGCGCCCGGCGATTGTAGATGCCGTAGTGGCGGATGTTGTCCTGGTGGTTGTACCGCTTGCCATACCGCGCCTTGAACGCCTCCCAGTCCTCCCGGGACACGCGGGCGCTGGCGCAGGcgatgcacagcagcagcaacggcagcaaaaacaatttcatgaCGATCTCAACGGCTCAAACTTTGCCACACAACTGGGGAGCGGCCCGGCGATGCTCAgactatatttatttttattttattatattttattccaaagaaaatgttgagcGATTGCACGCTCGGGTTATCGCTGGGCGCTCGGCGCTCGGCGCTTGCGCTTCCAGGAAACCCCAAGAACCCCTCCCAAATGACGTGTGCCGATAGCTCCAAATTGTTGCAGTGCCAATCTCGGCATTTGATTGGGAATgtgaaataatttatgcataattataATGGGCATAATTATGTTGAGTAGCAGGCAAATTACGCTCGGTTGTGTGATGTTCGTTGGACTTTGGCAAGTGTTTGCACGGCACTTGGAAGTGCTCTTATATTTGTTGTCAAAATA
Encoded here:
- the LOC117893636 gene encoding cathepsin L1, which translates into the protein MKLFLLPLLLLCIACASARVSREDWEAFKARYGKRYNHQDNIRHYGIYNRRAQQVEQHNRLFAAGAVGYEMGLNQFSDTKQNLVSFLANGPEPEEDAATRNASKPSDYKYYQEIKDTGKDWRAAGIVSAVGNQGDDCLACWSFAASGVIEAHLALKNHQLVELSPKHLLDCSGSPNNGCSGGWVSVALNYTRDHGIATKAAYPFVPQTEACRYEGGTSAGRVRGYVTLNTADEEQLAEVLYNIGPVSVSIDHQHESFMSYKRGVLREPHCRSERRTLRHAMLLVGFGTDPQWGEYWLIKNSFGTSWGIDGYLQLARNAGNMCGIASIPQYPIV